One genomic region from Caldanaerobius fijiensis DSM 17918 encodes:
- a CDS encoding sunset domain-containing protein: MYVDSSGRGLIKGNINSKGEKIYHIPGDPWYDRTKAERWFKTEAEAQAAGFRPPKK; encoded by the coding sequence GTGTACGTGGATTCCAGCGGAAGAGGCCTGATTAAAGGCAATATCAACAGCAAAGGCGAGAAGATATACCACATACCGGGTGATCCGTGGTACGATAGAACGAAGGCAGAGAGATGGTTCAAGACGGAGGCGGAAGCGCAGGCAGCTGGGTTCAGGCCGCCGAAGAAGTAG